Proteins from one Scyliorhinus canicula chromosome 6, sScyCan1.1, whole genome shotgun sequence genomic window:
- the LOC119967213 gene encoding uncharacterized protein LOC119967213, with protein MNSSLKPDRLELDPQAAYATVTFEHWLSCFEAYLRSSTDDVTDFQKLQVLDARVSPQVFLIRDAPSYTEAIMLLKGQYVKAVNGVYAMHLLATRRQHPGESQAEFLHALRVLGQNCACQAVSAVQHTKLLIRDAYVTGNKSNYIRQRLREGSTLGLPETVQLTNKLEVTRVWRMPVPQQQQQHANSVSPNATFAARVCTPVNAALHRMRFAMGVGGRAISPKSARPDLSLKFLGPAVLPVACQDRPHLPRHPPCATRGRRHLHCHPPRATREGRHLRHHLLFHPRPMGAAIFDTTFDATRHAQPMGAAILEPSRCCLPGPLLTRSYAGHRYLRPAHSPPSEARLHHTRPISTSSSHEIHDGGSTGTRWPASSTPGAQTALSTQIR; from the coding sequence atgaattcatcactcaagcctgatcgcctggagctggacccacaagcagcctATGCCACTGtgacattcgagcactggctaagctgctttgaAGCTTACCTCAGATCCTCCACCGACGATGTCACCGACTTCCAAAAGCTTCAAGTACTCgacgcacgggtgagcccgcaagttttCCTGATCAGAGATgccccctcgtatacggaggcgataatgctgctgaagggacagtaCGTAAAGGCAGTAAACGGGGTGTACGCCATGCACCTCCTTGCCACGAGGCGACAACACCCCGGAGAATCACAAGCTGAATTCCTGCATGCCTTGCGGGTACTCGGCCAGAACTGTGCTTGCCAGGCGGTATCGGCTGTCCAACACACgaagctgctgatcagggacgcctatgtCACGGGCAATAAATCcaattacatccgccagcgcttgCGAGAAGGGagtacactcggcctcccagagacagtgcagctcacAAACAAGCTGGAAGTAACTCGAGTGTGGCGCATGCCTgtgccgcagcagcagcagcagcatgccAACTCTGTAAGCCCgaatgctacttttgcggccagggtatGTACCCCAGTCAATGCTGCCCTGCACAGAATGCGATTTGCaatgggtgtgggaggaagggccatttcgccaaagtctgccaggcccgacCTGTCCCTAAAGTTCCTAggcccagcagtgctgcctgtTGCCTGTCAGGACCGCCCCCATCTGCcacgccacccgccatgtgcgacccgagggcgccgccatcttcactgcCACCCGCCACGCGCGACCCGTGAGGGACGCCATCTTCGCCACCATCTTTTATTCCACCCGCGgcccatgggggcagccatctttgacACCACCTTCGATGCCACCCGTCACGCGCAGCCCATGGGAGCTGCCATTTTGGAACCATCCCGCTGCTGCCTCCCGGGACCCCTGCTCACCCGGTCGTACGCTGGCCAccgctacctccgaccggccCACTCGccaccttccgaagctcgcctccatcacacaCGACCAATCTCGACCTCATCATCTCACGAAATCCACGATGGCGGATCAACAGGGACGAGATGGCCTgcttcttcgactccgggagcacagacagctttatccacccagatacggtaa